The following coding sequences are from one Ignavibacteriota bacterium window:
- a CDS encoding DUF721 domain-containing protein, translating into MRASAPKQLGGVLESVIQNLGLGQRLKKAEALDRWSEIVGEQIARVTVPVRVEGDTLVVHVTSSVWRNELVFLKRELITKINKSVQKDLIKDIIFR; encoded by the coding sequence ATGAGAGCATCGGCGCCGAAACAACTTGGCGGTGTTCTCGAATCGGTTATTCAAAACCTTGGACTCGGACAACGACTTAAGAAAGCAGAAGCGCTCGACCGGTGGAGCGAAATCGTTGGAGAACAAATTGCACGCGTAACCGTTCCGGTTCGAGTTGAAGGTGATACGTTAGTTGTTCATGTCACTTCATCGGTGTGGCGGAACGAGTTGGTGTTTCTCAAACGAGAGTTGATTACAAAAATCAACAAATCGGTACAAAAAGATTTAATCAAGGATATAATTTTTCGATAA